A window from Cryptomeria japonica chromosome 1, Sugi_1.0, whole genome shotgun sequence encodes these proteins:
- the LOC131028656 gene encoding cytochrome P450 78A4: protein MESRSGSCGGGGGWWLYAIPLLANDGRGYMLHDTDDIFSAWPLYVAVLLVAGCTVMVAWLSPGGCAWAARKNGGAAIPGPRGFPVIGSLIDMSRGLAHRRLAQLASIHGAKKLMAFSLGSTPAVITSDPEVARELLSSVNFSDRPLKQSAQQLMFGRAIGFAPNGEYWRMLRRVCATHLFGPRRIAAHEPGRQADSLVMVKNIQEEYVSSGVVRLRRHLQAAALNNIMGSVFGRRFDICGDSEEVRSLREMVEEGFELLGAFNWADHLPWLRFLDPLRIHSRCSSLVPRVRGFVRNIIQEHRFKDKANNTADSDFIDVLLSLHGEDKLDDEDMISVLWEMIFRGTDTTALLTEWTMAEMIRNAEAQRRVQEELEVVVGKSRSVRDSDICKLPYLQAVVKETLRMHPPGPLLSWARLSTRDTIVGDGKFCVPEGTTAMVNMWSITHDPLIWDSPDQFRPERFLESDGGGNVDVRGNDLRLAPFGAGRRVCPGKALGLSTVHLWVAKLLHHFHWVAHQLHPVDLSEVLKLSCEMLHPLHAVPVVRVDLKVV, encoded by the exons ATGGAGAGTCGTAGTGGGAGTTGTGGTGGCGGAGGGGGGTGGTGGCTATATGCCATTCCACTGTTAGCGAATGATGGACGTGGCTACATGCTACACGACACAGATGACATATTTTCTGCATGGCCGCTTTACGTCGCAGTTCTTCTCGTGGCAGGCTGTACCGTCATGGTTGCATGGTTGAGCCCGGGAGGATGTGCATGGGCCGCGAGGAAGAATGGCGGCGCCGCAATTCCTGGGCCCAGAGGCTTTCCCGTCATCGGAAGCCTCATTGATATGAGCCGTGGTCTTGCCCATCGAAGGCTCGCTCAGTTGGCTAGTATTCATGGTGCAAAGAAGTTGATGGCCTTTAGCTTAGGTTCGACTCCGGCTGTTATAACATCTGATCCTGAGGTGGCTCGAGAGTTGCTCAGCTCCGTTAATTTCTCAGATAGGCCGCTCAAGCAATCTGCTCAGCAGCTCATGTTCGGGCGCGCTATTGGCTTTGCACCAAACGGTGAATACTGGAGAATGCTCCGCCGGGTTTGCGCAACCCATCTCTTCGGCCCCCGCAGGATCGCCGCCCACGAACCAGGGCGACAAGCAGACTCGCTTGTCATGGTGAAGAATATACAAGAGGAGTATGTTTCGAGCGGCGTTGTGCGGCTGCGCCGCCATTTGCAAGCGGCGGCGCTGAACAATATCATGGGGAGCGTTTTCGGTCGGAGGTTTGATATCTGTGGTGATAGCGAGGAAGTGAGGAGTCTGAGAGAGATGGTGGAGGAGGGATTCGAGCTTCTTGGGGCGTTTAACTGGGCCGATCATCTTCCTTGGCTGAGGTTCCTGGATCCCCTCCGCATCCACTCGCGTTGCTCCAGCCTCGTACCACGTGTGAGAGGTTTCGTGAGGAATATCATCCAGGAGCACCGATTCAAAGACAAGGCTAACAACACCGCCGATTCTGATTTTATTGATGTTCTGTTGTCTCTTCATGGAGAAGATAAGCTGGACGATGAAGACATGATCTCTGTTCTCTGG GAAATGATATTTCGTGGGACAGACACGACGGCACTACTGACAGAGTGGACCATGGCGGAGATGATTAGGAACGCGGAAGCTCAGAGGAGGGTTCAGGAAGAACTGGAGGTCGTGGTGGGAAAGAGCAGAAGCGTGAGAGACTCGGACATCTGTAAGCTTCCTTATCTGCAGGCAGTGGTGAAGGAGACTCTGCGAATGCACCCACCTGGTCCACTCCTGTCATGGGCCAGACTCTCCACTCGGGACACCATTGTCGGTGATGGGAAGTTCTGTGTGCCGGAGGGCACCACCGCCATGGTAAATATGTGGTCGATTACACATGACCCACTCATTTGGGATTCCCCGGACCAGTTTCGGCCAGAGAGGTTCCTTGAATCCGATGGTGGTGGGAATGTGGACGTCAGAGGAAACGATTTGAGGCTTGCGCCCTTTGGGGCGGGTCGTCGGGTCTGCCCTGGAAAAGCTCTGGGTCTTTCTACTGTTCATCTTTGGGTGGCCAAACTGCTGCACCATTTCCACTGGGTTGCACACCAGCTGCATCCCGTCGATTTGTCTGAGGTTCTCAAGCTGTCCTGCGAGATGCTGCACCCACTTCATGCTGTTCCTGTCGTGAGGGTCGATCTGAAAGTAGTCTGA